From the genome of Spinacia oleracea cultivar Varoflay chromosome 2, BTI_SOV_V1, whole genome shotgun sequence, one region includes:
- the LOC110791843 gene encoding ubiquitin carboxyl-terminal hydrolase 24: MDNSKILFGSITEEDLRSVQSKPSGNSKIPFCTEELQFGSLSLVSGALLSGGNGEIGKKLTSVKSSDSVKKDDGSPHLKNTVLGSGIVAKENGSIHSSEHVHPLANGVKQVKDESPDLASASLTKSGGTVSSQQFSSPPQVGQDIKLKERYSNGVHDASQKFVPLKDDLKKGSNGSVASTSDLLPRGLINPGNLCFLNATLQALLSCSPFLKLLQELRTRDIPKVEYPTMIAFVEFVSEFDMPNGLSSKMRDLSVLETGRPFCPAMFEGVVKKFTPDVPSGFSGRTRQEDAQEFLSFVMDRMHDELLKLGGQVSGTASGNSSWVSSSEDDEWETVGPKNKSAVTRTQSFVPSELSAIFGGQLNSVVKAKGNKASATVQPYLLLHLDIFPEAVRTIEDALRLFCLPETLEGYKAANTGKAGVVSASKSVKIQTLSKIMILHLMRFSYGSQGSTKLHKPVHFPLELVLSSQLLMSPTSEGRKYKLVATITHHGRDPSKGHYTADARYPDGQWLRFDDASVTAVPTNKVLHDQAYVLFYKQV, encoded by the exons ATGGATAATTCTAAG ATATTGTTTGGATCAATTACCGAAGAGGATTTAAGGTCGGTACAAAGTAAGCCGTCCGGGAATTCTAAAATACCTTTTTGCACAGAAGAACTCCAGTTCGGTTCATTATCTTTGGTGTCAGGAGCATTATTGAGCGGTGGAAATGGAGAAATTGGAAAGAAACTAACTTCTGTGAAATCATCTGATTCAGTTAAGAAAGATGATGGTTCGCCACATTTAAAAAATACCGTGCTTGGATCTGGAATTGTCGCAAAAGAAAATGGAAGCATCCATTCTTCTGAACATGTTCATCCACTGGCTAATGGCGTGAAACAAGTCAAAGATGAAAGTCCTGATCTTGCTTCTGCATCCCTCACAAAGAGTGGTGGAACTGTTTCTTCACAACAATTCTCAAGTCCACCTCAAGTTGGTCAAGACATTAAGTTAAAGGAGAGATATTCAAATGGTGTTCATGACGCATCACAGAAGTTTGTGCCTTTGAAAGATGATCTGAAAAAAGGTTCTAACGGTAGCGTTGCTTCTACTAGTGACTTGCTTCCCAGGGGCTTGATCAATCCAGGAAATTTATGTTTCCTTAATGCGACTTTGCAAGCACTTCTATCCTGCTCCCCTTTTCTGAAACTCTTGCAGGAACTTAGAACTCGTGACATTCCTAAG GTTGAATATCCAACAATGATTGCATTCGTGGAGTTTGTATCAGAGTTTGACATGCCTAATGGCTTGAGTTCAAAGATGAGAGATCTGAGTGTTCTTGAGACTGGCAGGCCTTTTTGTCCTGCTATGTTTGAAGGGGTGGTGAAAAAGTTTACTCCAGACGTGCCAAGTGGGTTCTCCGGCAGAACGAg GCAAGAAGATGCTCAAGAGTTCTTGAGCTTTGTCATGGACCGAATGCATGATGAATTACTCAAACTTGGAGGGCAAGTTTCTGGCACAGCTTCAGGGAACTCATCATGGGTATCATCATCTGAAGATGATGAATGGGAAACTGTTGGTCCTAAAAATAAATCTGCAGTGACAAGAACCCAAAGCTTTGTTCCATCAGAACTAAGTGCAATTTTTGGCGGACAATTGAATAGTGTTGTGAAGGCAAAGG GAAACAAAGCCTCTGCTACGGTTCAGCCATATCTCCTGCTTCATCTTGATATTTTTCCTGAGGCTGTCCGCACAATAGAGGATGCACTTCGCCTGTTTTGTTTACCAGAGACACTCGAAGGTTACAAAGCGGCAAACACTGGGAAG GCTGGAGTTGTATCAGCTAGCAAGTCCGTCAAAATACAAACCCTGTCAAAGATTATGATATTGCACTTGATGCGCTTCAGCTATGGGAGTCAAGGAAGTACCAAATTGCACAAGCCCGTCCATTTTCCTCTTGAGCTTGTGCTAAGCTCACAGCTCCTTATGTCACCTACCAGTGAG GGTAGGAAATATAAACTCGTGGCTACAATCACTCACCATGGGAGGGACCCCTCGAAGGGGCATTATACAGCTGATGCCCGTTATCCTGATGGGCAATGGCTACGATTTGATGATGCATCTGTAACTGCAGTACCTACCAACAAGGTTTTACATGACCAAGCTTACGTACTTTTCTACAAGCAAGTATAG